Sequence from the Nocardioides exalbidus genome:
GGTGCCGCCGTCGCCGCGGCCGGGGGCGGCGTACTCGTGGTGGTCTTCACCGTCCTCGCCGCGCTCCTCGTCCCCGCGTTCGTGCGCTACCGGATCACGCGGGTCGCCTGACGTCTCATTCGGACACATGTCCGAGTAGCTGCCCCCAGACCGCTCGATCGAGGGCAGCTTCTCGGACACGTGTGAGCACGTGCGGCGGATGTGGCCCTCCGAATCGCGATCCGGGGGCCATCACCGCCGCACGTGCGGCGTACGTCAGACCGGGCGCGACTGGGGCGAGTTCTCGGCCGTCAGCTTCGGGTCGCGGACCACGACCGAGCCGATGGCGTCGTCGATGCGCTTCATGACGTCGGCGTCGAGCCTCACGCCGGCGGCCTTGACGTTGTCGTGGACCTGCTCGGGGCGCGAGGCGCCGACGAGGGCGGCGGCGACGTTGTCGTTCTGGAGCACCCACGCGACGGCGAGCTGGGCCATCGTCAGGTCGAGGTCGTCGGCGATCGGCTTGAGGTCCTGGACGGCGGTGAGGACGTCGTCCTTCATCCAGCGCGAGATCATGTCGGACCCGCCCTTGGAGTCGGTCGCACGGGAGCCGGCCGGCGGCTCGGCGCCGGGCTTGTACTTGCCGGTGAGCACGCCCTGGGCGATCGGGCTCCACACGATCTGCGAGACGCCGAGCTCCTGCGACGCGGGGACGACCTCGTCCTCGATGACGCGCCAGAGCATGGAGTACTGCGGCTGGCTGGAGATCAGCTGGAAGCCGAGCTCCTTCGACAGCTCCACGCCCGCACGGAGCTGGTCGGCGGTCCACTCGCTGACGCCGATGTAGAGCGCCTTGCCCTGGCGCACGACGTCGGCGAATGCCTGCATCGTCTCCTCGAGCGGAGTCTCGGTGTCGTAGCGGTGGGCCTGGTAGAGGTCGACGTAGTCGGTCTGCAGCCGCTCGAGCGAGCCGTCGATCGCCTCCATGATGTGCTTGCGCGACAGGCCGGTGTCGTTCTTGCCCTTGGGGCCGGTCGGCCAGTAGACCTTGGTGAAGATCTCGAGCGACTCGCGGCGCTCGCCCTTCAGGGCCTCGCCGAGCACGGTCTCCGCCGCCGTGTTGGCGTACACGTCAGCCGTGTCGAAGGTCGAGATGCCGGCGTCGAGGGCCGCGCGCACGCACTGCGAGGCGACGTCGTTCTCGACCTGCGAGCCGTGGGTGAGCCAGTTGCCGTAGGTGATCTCGGAGATCTTGAGACCACTGTTGCCGAGGTATCGGAATTCCATGCTCCCGACACTACTGAGGAGCGGGGCGCAGCCTCTTGTCGAGCCACACGTAGAGCGCGAAGAAGCCGACGAACAGCACCGTGATGCCGGCGCACACGACGACGACCGGGCCCCAGCCGTCCTTGTCGGCGTCCATGAACGGGTAGGGCACCCACCCGTCGATCTCGGCGAACACGAGGGTCCACGCCGTCCACAGGATCGGCCAGACGATCGCGTACGCCGCGTCGCGCGCGCTCGCGCGGGGACGGGGCCCGACCCAGGCCCAGGCGGCGACGGCCACGACCGGCACGAGCATGTGCAGCCACTTGTCGGCGACCCAGTCGCTGCCGTCGAGGTGGAGGAGCGGGCGCAGGAGGAAGAAGTGCACCAGGCCCGTGACGCTGATGCCGATGAGCCCGGCCAGGCGTGCCACGCGCCACCACCGGCTGTCCACGTCGGGGCGCAGGACCAGCACCGTCGACGGGATCGCCACCAGCAGGTTGCTCTGGATCGTGAAGTAGGCGAAGAAGCGGTAGATCCGCTCGCCCATGCCGGGCGGGTCGTCCTCGAGGAGCACGTCCGAGCCGGCCAGCACGAGGACGAGCTGGAACAGCACTGCCCCCCAGGCCAGGACGGCGACGACGAGGTGCACCGTGCGAGCGCGCGCAGGAGTCATGGCAGGAGCCTAGGGCTCACGCAGACGGGGAGGGAGGGGTCAGTCGAGGACGACGAGGACGTCGCCGTCCTGCACGACGTCACCGACGGTCACCTTGATCGCGGTGACCGTGCCCGCGCGCTCGGCCAGCATCGGGATCTCCATCTTCATGGACTCGAGCAGCACGACGGTGTCGCCGGCCTCGACGCGGTCACCCTCCGCGACCTCGATCACCAGGACGTTGGCAACCAGCTCGGAGACGATCTCGAGGGACGTGGATCGGGCCATGCCGCTGACGCTAGCGGTTACCGATCCGTACCGGCTGATCGGGCGGTCAGAGCGCGGCGAACCGGCTCGGCTCGGGCCGGTGCGGTCCGGCTTCCTCGGCACGCCTGCCGCGGCGGCCCTTGGTGCCGGTGAAGACCAGGTCGAGGCGGATGAGCACGTAGCCGACCAGCGCACCGAGGACGAGCGCGTAGAGCGCGCGGAGGCCCGCCTCCTGGTAGGAGCTGTCCGGCGAGACCAGGCTCGTCGCGAGCGGCACGGTCGCCGCGACGCCGAAGGCGCAGACCCACCAGCCCTGCCGCCGACGCGCGCGCAGGTGCGTGCCCCACACGAGCGCCGGGATCCCGAGGAGCACGACGAGGGGGCGCGGGAAGGCGCCGATGCGGGCGGTCGTCCAGTCGGCGAAGTCGAGGAGCGAGGAGACGAACGACTGCACGCCGTAGCGCCGGAGCAGCTCGGCGTACGCCAGGGTCGCCACCAGCACCGCGAGGCCGCTCGCCACCACGAACAGGCCGCGGCGGCCGAGGCCGTGCAGGCCGGCGCCGAGGCGGTAGACGATGGTGAAGACCAGGCCCAGCGCGAGGAAGAGGGCCGCGAGGTCGAAGCGCTCGGTCGAGACGGTCGGTTCGAAGCCGACGGCCGCGAGGGCGGTGAGCAGCGCGACCACGGCGGCGAGCACGACCTCGCGCACCGCCCGAAGCCAGGTCACGGCCGGGACGGTCACCATGACGGCGTACACCGCCCCGACGACGCACGTCATCACGGCCGCGCCGGTGAGCAGGACGCGCCCGCCCACGAGCAGGCTCCCGACGGAGAGCACGAGCGCGAGCCCGGCGGAGATGAGCGGGCGCCCGGCGGTGCGCGTCGCGAGCAGCCAGGAGAGCGCGGTCACGACGAGCGTCGAGCCGGTGCCGTCGACCCACTCGGGGACCGGTCCGATCGCGCGGAGGGTCTGGTTGTGGTGGAAGATCCCGTTGATCGCCGACCAGCCGAGGGCCAGGGCGCCGAGCGCGAGGACGCCGAGGCACAGCGCGAGGTGCGAGCGCCGCGGACCCACGGCGAAGTCGGGCTCGGGGGTGCCGACGACCGGTGGCTGGGCGGGCGCCTCGGCCGTCATCGTCGGTGCGACCGGCACCGCGGGGGCGGTCTCCGCAGCGGGTGCGGGCGCCGGCTCGGCGTCAGTCCTCCGCGTCCTGCGCAGCCGCGACGGCGGGCGCTCGGCAGCCCGCTTGCCGCGGGAGCTCCCGCGGCGGCTGTCGGAGGTGGGGGAAGACACGACGGACGAGGTTACAGCCGACGGTTGGCCAGGGACGGGTTGGTGCGGCGGGCCGCCTCGAGGGCGGTGCGGTCGAGGGTGGCCTCGACGGTCTGCTCCGGTCCGTCGGCCTCGGCGAGCACCTCGCCGAGCGGGCCGAGGACGGCCGAGTGCCCGCTGTAGCGCGGCTCCGGCTGGCCGGCCCCGACGACGAAGCAGGTGTTCTCGATCGCGCGCGCCGCGAGCAGGGTGCGCCAGTGCTCGACCTTGCGCTCGCCGGGCAGCCAGGCGGCGGGGACGACGATGACCTCGGCACCCGCGTCGACGAGCCGGCGCGCCAGCTCGGGGAAGCGCAGGTCGTAGCAGGTCATCAGCCCCACCTGCCATCCCGCGACCTCGACCACGACGGGCTCGAGCGCGCCGCCGGTGAGCCGGTCGGACTCGCGGTAGCCGAAGGAGTCGTAGAGGTGGATCTTGCGGTACGACGCCTCGCTCGCGCCGCGGACGACGAGGGTGTTGAACGGCCGGCCGGGATCGTCCGAGACCTCGAACATCCCGGCGACCACGGTGCACGCGCCCTCGGCGGCGGCCTTCGCGACCCCGGTCGCGAAGGGCCCGTCGAGCGGCTCGGCGTGGTCGCTCACGCCGGACCCGGCGCTGCCGAAGTCGCGGGCGAAGGCCTCCGGGAACACCACGAGGTCCGCACCGGGCGCCACGCCCTCGGCCAGCCGGTCGCGGTTCTCCGCCGGCTCGAGCCCGCTCGCCCACTGGTGGACGCGCACGCGCAGCCGGTCGGTCGTGGGGTGGTCGCTCATGCCTCCAGCGTAGGACCGCTGCAAGGATGGGGAGGTGACCTTCTGCGGCATCGTCCTCGCCGGCGGCACCGCGGCGCGGATGGACGGGGTCGACAAGGCGAGCGTCGAGCTCGACGGCCGCACCCTGCTCGCCCACGCGATCGACGCCTACGTCGACGCCGACGAGGTCGTCGTCGTCGCGCCCGGGGCCGTGCACACCGAGCGCCCGGTCACGTTCGTCTGCGAGGACCCGCCGCGCGGCGGTCCGGTCGCCGGGCTCCTGACGGGCGTCGACGCGCTGCTGCGCCGGGCGACCCTCGTCGGTGTCCTGGCGGTCGACATGCCGCGCGTGACGGCCACGACGATGCGGCGGCTGCGCGAGGCGGCCGCCGGCCGGGACGGGGCGTTCCTCCACGACGCCGGAGGTCGCCGCCAGCTCGCAGGTGTCCTCGACGCGCGCCGGCTGGGCGACGTACGTCCGGGGCTGGAGGACCAGCACGGGATGGCCCTGCACCGGCTGCTCGCGCCGCTCGACCTCGCCGAGGTCACCTCGAGCGGTCACGAGGCGGTCGACGTCGACACGTGGACGGACCTGCGCGACCTGCGCGGCTGAGCCCGGGCGCTGCGGATCGACCCGACCTGCTTGCCCGGGGACCGTCGTCTGCGAGACATTGGCGAGGTGAACCTTCACGACTGGATCGATGAGCTGAGCGACGTGCTCGACGTCGAGGCCGAGGTCGACGAGGGACTGCTCCTCGACCTGGCGAAGACCGTCGCGGACAACGTGCAGCGGACGGCAGCGCCCATCACGGCCTACCTGCTCGGCATCGCCGCGGGTGCCCGGGGCGCCGACCCGGACGCCGTCGAACGCCTCGCCGCGCGCGCCCAGCAGCTCGCGGAGAGCTGGGACCGACCCGCCGACGCACCGGATCCCGACGACGTGGACGATGAGGTCCCGGACGACTCCACGGTCGACCACACCGACGATCTCTACGAGGACTGATCCCTTGCGCGCTGTCCTGACCACCGCCGCCGGTGGCCCTGAAGTCCTGTCCATCGGCGAGGTCGACGACCCCCGCCCGGGCGCCGGTGAGGTGCTCGTCGACGTCGTCGCCACGGCCGTCAACCGCGCCGACACCCTCCAGCGGATGGGCGTCTACCCGCCGCCGCCCGGCGCCTCCGACGTCATCGGGCTCGAGTGCAGCGGCCGGATCGCCGAGCTCGGCGAGGGCGTCGAGGGCTGGAACGTCGGCGACGAGGTGTGTGCCCTGCTCGCCGGTGGCGGGTACGCCGAACGCGTGGCCGTGCCGGTCGGACAGGTCATGCCGGTCCCCGCCGGCCTCTCGCTCGTCGAGGCGGCGGCGCTGCCCGAGGTCGCGACGACCGTGTGGTCCAACGTCTTCATGACGGCGCACCTGACGAAGGGCGAGCGGTTCCTGGTGCACGGCGGTGCCGGCGGCATCGGCACGATGGCCATCCAGCTGGCCTCCCACCTCGGCGCCGAGGTCTTCACCACCGCAGGGTCCAGGGAGAAGCTCGACTTCTGCCTCTCCCTCGGCGCCACCCGGGCGATCAGCTATCGCGACGAGGACTTCGTCGAGGTGCTGGAGGGGGCCGGCGGTGCCGACGTGATCCTCGACAACATGGGCGCGAAGTACCTCCCCCGCAACGTCTCCGCCCTCGCCACCGGCGGTCGGCTGGTGATCATCGGGATGCAGGGCGGCGCCAAGGGCGAGCTCGACATCAACGCGCTGCTCCGCAAGCGCGCCTCGGTCACCGCGACCTCGCTCCGCGCCCGGCCGCTGGCCGAGAAGGCCGCCATCTGCTGCGGCGTCGTCGAGAACGTCTGGCCCCTCGTCGCCTCCGGTGCGGTCAGGCCGATCGTCGAGGCGACGATGCCGCTCGAGGACGTCGCCCGCGCCCACGCGGCGATGGAGGCCGGCGGGCACGCGGGGAAGTTCGTCCTGACGCTCTGACCTCGTCGTGGGTCGCGAGCGGTGAGTGAGCCACATTCCCGCGCGGTCGGACGTGGCTCACGCACCGCCCTTCCGGCGAGGGCCGCCCGACACGCCAGTGGGCGGTGCCCCAGCCACCTCTCCGACGGACGGAACGTGGCTCACGCACCGCTCCGAGGGGATTGAGAGGCCCGGATAGGGTCATGGCATGACCGAGCAGCAGCCCGACCAGTCCGCAGCGAGCACTAAGGACGACGCCCGGGGCGAGGACGTGGTCGTGGTCGTCGGACCCGACGGCCAGCCGATCGGGACCATCCCGGCGAGCGCCCTGCCGGCGATGACGCAGGGCTCGGGCGACGACGACGGCGACGAGCACGAGGGCGAGCGCCACATCACCGAGCTCGTCGAGCAGCCGGCGAAGGTGATGCGAATCGGCAGCATGATCCGCCAGCTCCTCGAGGAGGTGAAGGCTGCGCCCCTCGACGAGGCCAGCCGCCAGCGCCTCAAGGAGATCCACGCCGCCTCGATCAAGGAGCTCGAGACGGGCCTCGCGCCCGAGCTCGTCGAGGAGCTCGAACGACTCTCCCTGCCCTTCACCGAGGCCGGGACCCCGTCGGAGGGCGAGCTCCGCATCGCCCAGGCCCAGCTCGTCGGGTGGCTCGAGGGCCTCTTCCACGGCATCCAGACCGCGATCTACGCCCAGCAGGTCGCCTCGCGCGCCCAGCTCGAGCAGATGCGCCGCGCCCTCCCGATGGGCCAGGGCGGCGCGCCCCAGCAGCCGACCGGCATGCCGAACATGCCCACCGACGAGGGCGCCGGCGAGTCCGGCGGCCCGTCCGGCGGGATGTACCTCTGATCCCCCGATAGCCCGAAGGCAGCGCTCAGCGGCGCGCGAGACGTCGTACGACGACGAGGCCGAGCAGGCCGATGATCGCGGCAGCGGCCCCGGGCGCCGCCATCCGGGCGAGCCCGCGCGGCGGTGAGTCCTCGACCTTGGTCAGCTGGGCGGTCGGCGGAGGAGGAGGCTCGACCGAGGTGCCCGCACCGAGGACCTCCTCGATCTTCGTGACCTTGGTCGGGTTGGCCGCACCGGTGCCGCCGCGGCGGTCGGCGGAGTAGGGGGCGGCGTCGCCGGTGGCGAAGAAGACGTAGTCGTTGCCGACCTTGAGGTCGACGAGGCCGCACGCCTTCGCCCGGTCGAGGGTCTCGACCTCGGTCGAGCGCTCCGGGGTGCCCTTGTAGGCGCGCGACGCCGTGATGCCGTAGGTCGTCGTGGTGCCCTCCGTCGAGACCGTGTCGACCTTGCCGATGAAGATCGCCGCCGCCTGGTCGATCTGCTCCTGCAGCGAGCCGGGCGTGCACGGCCCGGCGGCGCTCGCCGGGGCGCCGCTGGTCACGGCCAGACCGAGGCACGCGAGCAGCATCGCGGCGGCGATGCGCACGGGTCGGGACAGCGCGACGGACATGCGGGCCAGCCTAACCAGCCCGACCGGCTCGAGTGCGCGCCCCCGCGGCGACGGGTGCCGCGTCCGCACTCAACCGGACAGCGAGAAGAGCTCGGCGAGCACGGCCGCGACGCCGTCCTCGTCGTTGCCGGGCGCCACGTGGTCGGCGAGGTCGAGCACCGAGGGGTGCGCGTTGGCCATCGCGTAGGACGTCCCGGCCCACTCGAGCATCGGCAGGTCGTTGGGCATGTCGCCGAACGCGACGACCTCGGCCGCGGAGACGCCCATCTCGGTCGCGAGCGAGTCGAGCGTCGTCGCCTTGGTGACGCCGGCGGCGCTGATCTCGACGAGCGCGAAGGCCGACGACCAGGTGGTGGTGACGAGGTCGCCCACCGCGTCGTCGACCCGCTTCCAGAAGTCCTCCGCCTCGAGGTCGCGGTGCACGGCGAGGACCTTGACGACGTCGTCGCGCCAGATCGACTCCCACGTCCCCTGCTCGGAGTCGCGATCGTCCGGGTGGGTCGGGAAGCCGTCCTCGCTCGCCCAGCCCGACGTGTGCTCGACCGCCAGCGTCGTCCCCGGCACCGCCTCGCGCACCCGGGCGGCGAGCTCCATGCCCACCTCGCGCGGCACCGCGCTGAAGTCGCGCACGGCCCGCGCCGCGACGTCGTACACGATCCCGCCGTTGCTGCAGATCGCCAGCCCGTGCCCGCCGACGGCGTCCCAGAGGTCGACCATCCAGCGCACGGGACGTCCGGTGGTGAACACGACGGGTACGTCGCGCGCGTCGAGCTCGTCGAGCACGGCGCGGGTCCGCGCGGAGACCCGTCCGGAGGGGTCGAGGAGCGTCCCGTCGAGATCGGTGGCCACGAGACGCGGAGCGGTCACGTCAGGCTCCGGGCGCGGGGAACCATCGCGACATCTCGACCGCCGCGCCCTCGTCGACGACCGAGTCGGTCACGAAGTCGGCGGCCTCCTTGACCGCGTCGACCGACTGCCCCATCGCCACACCGCGACCGGCCCAGCGGAGCATCTCGATGTCGTTGCGTCCGTCGCCGATCGCCAGCACGTCGGCCGCACCGAGGCCCAGCTCGCGACACACGTGCTCGAGCCCGGAGGCCTTCGAGACGCCGACCGGGGAGAGGTCCATCCACGCGGTCCAGCCGACGACGTAGTCGGTGCCGTGGAGGCCGAGGCGCGCGGCGAGCTCGATGAAGTCGTCGGCGGTGGCCTCGGGGTCGCGGATGATCACGCGGCTGACCGGCTCGCCGACGATGTCGTCGACCTCGGTGATGATCTGCTCACCCGAGATCTCGCCCTCGGGGAAGACCCGGTTGACGCGGTAGCCGCCGACCCCGCGCTCCTCGACCGCGACGAGCGCCCTGGGGTGGTGCTCCAGGACCGCGGCCACGGCGGGAGCGGCGTCGAAGGTCTCCTCGTGGACGACCTCGATCGGCGGGTAGCGGAAGACCACCGCGCCGTTGGAGGCGACGATCCACAGCCGGTCGGTGCCCTCACGGGGAAGACCCAGCAGGTCGGCGATCCGGGTCATGCCGTGCGGCGAACGACCGCTGGAGAGCACGACGTGCGCTCCCGCGTCGAGCGCGCGGTGCACGGCGTCGTGGACCGGGGCGGTGATGGTCTCGTAGTCCTCGGTCTGCCCGTCGACCCACTTGAGCAGCGTGCCGTCGATGTCGAGCGCGACGACCCGGGGGATCCAGTCAGACAAGGGGCTTCAGCACTTCCAGGCCACCCATGTAGGGGCGCAGCGCCTGCGGCAGCGTGACCGAGCCGTCCTCGTTCTGGTGGGTCTCGAGGATCGCCACGATCGCGCGGGTGACCGCGGTGAGCGTGCCGTTGAGGGTGGCGACCGGCGTGGTGCCGTGCTCGCCGCGGGTGCGGATGTCGAGGCGGCGGGCCTGGAACTCGGTGCAGTTGGAGGTGGAGGTCAGCTCGCCCCAGCCGTTGCGGGTCGGGATCCACGCCTCGCAGTCGAACTTGCGCGACGCGCTCAGGCCGAGGTCACCGGCGGCGGTGTCGATCACGCGGTAGCAGAGCTCGAGCTTGTCGAGGAACTCCTTCTCCCACGCGAGCAGCCGCTGGTGCTCGGCGTAGGACTCCTCGACGGTCGTGTAGACGAACATCTCGACCTTGTCGAACCAGTGCACGCGCCAGATGCCGCGGGTGTCCTTGCCGTGCGAGCCGGCCTCCTTGCGGAAGCACGGGCTGAAGGCGGCGTAGCGCAGCGGGAGCTGGCCGGCGTCGAGGATCTCGTCGGAGTGGTAGGCCGCCATCGGCACCTCCGACGTCCCCACGAGGTAGAGGTCCTCGCCCTCGATCCGGTAGACGTCGTCGGCGGCCTGGCCGAGGAAGCCGGTGCCCTCCATCGCGCGCGGGCGGACCAGCGACGGCGCGGCGGTCTGGACGAACCCGGCGGCGCGCGCCTGGTCCATCGCCATGTTGACGAGCGC
This genomic interval carries:
- a CDS encoding aldo/keto reductase family protein, with amino-acid sequence MEFRYLGNSGLKISEITYGNWLTHGSQVENDVASQCVRAALDAGISTFDTADVYANTAAETVLGEALKGERRESLEIFTKVYWPTGPKGKNDTGLSRKHIMEAIDGSLERLQTDYVDLYQAHRYDTETPLEETMQAFADVVRQGKALYIGVSEWTADQLRAGVELSKELGFQLISSQPQYSMLWRVIEDEVVPASQELGVSQIVWSPIAQGVLTGKYKPGAEPPAGSRATDSKGGSDMISRWMKDDVLTAVQDLKPIADDLDLTMAQLAVAWVLQNDNVAAALVGASRPEQVHDNVKAAGVRLDADVMKRIDDAIGSVVVRDPKLTAENSPQSRPV
- a CDS encoding Pr6Pr family membrane protein, whose protein sequence is MTPARARTVHLVVAVLAWGAVLFQLVLVLAGSDVLLEDDPPGMGERIYRFFAYFTIQSNLLVAIPSTVLVLRPDVDSRWWRVARLAGLIGISVTGLVHFFLLRPLLHLDGSDWVADKWLHMLVPVVAVAAWAWVGPRPRASARDAAYAIVWPILWTAWTLVFAEIDGWVPYPFMDADKDGWGPVVVVCAGITVLFVGFFALYVWLDKRLRPAPQ
- a CDS encoding biotin/lipoyl-binding carrier protein gives rise to the protein MARSTSLEIVSELVANVLVIEVAEGDRVEAGDTVVLLESMKMEIPMLAERAGTVTAIKVTVGDVVQDGDVLVVLD
- a CDS encoding carbon-nitrogen hydrolase family protein, producing the protein MSDHPTTDRLRVRVHQWASGLEPAENRDRLAEGVAPGADLVVFPEAFARDFGSAGSGVSDHAEPLDGPFATGVAKAAAEGACTVVAGMFEVSDDPGRPFNTLVVRGASEASYRKIHLYDSFGYRESDRLTGGALEPVVVEVAGWQVGLMTCYDLRFPELARRLVDAGAEVIVVPAAWLPGERKVEHWRTLLAARAIENTCFVVGAGQPEPRYSGHSAVLGPLGEVLAEADGPEQTVEATLDRTALEAARRTNPSLANRRL
- the mobA gene encoding molybdenum cofactor guanylyltransferase; translated protein: MTFCGIVLAGGTAARMDGVDKASVELDGRTLLAHAIDAYVDADEVVVVAPGAVHTERPVTFVCEDPPRGGPVAGLLTGVDALLRRATLVGVLAVDMPRVTATTMRRLREAAAGRDGAFLHDAGGRRQLAGVLDARRLGDVRPGLEDQHGMALHRLLAPLDLAEVTSSGHEAVDVDTWTDLRDLRG
- a CDS encoding DUF6457 domain-containing protein yields the protein MNLHDWIDELSDVLDVEAEVDEGLLLDLAKTVADNVQRTAAPITAYLLGIAAGARGADPDAVERLAARAQQLAESWDRPADAPDPDDVDDEVPDDSTVDHTDDLYED
- a CDS encoding NAD(P)H-quinone oxidoreductase encodes the protein MRAVLTTAAGGPEVLSIGEVDDPRPGAGEVLVDVVATAVNRADTLQRMGVYPPPPGASDVIGLECSGRIAELGEGVEGWNVGDEVCALLAGGGYAERVAVPVGQVMPVPAGLSLVEAAALPEVATTVWSNVFMTAHLTKGERFLVHGGAGGIGTMAIQLASHLGAEVFTTAGSREKLDFCLSLGATRAISYRDEDFVEVLEGAGGADVILDNMGAKYLPRNVSALATGGRLVIIGMQGGAKGELDINALLRKRASVTATSLRARPLAEKAAICCGVVENVWPLVASGAVRPIVEATMPLEDVARAHAAMEAGGHAGKFVLTL
- a CDS encoding bacterial proteasome activator family protein, with amino-acid sequence MTQGSGDDDGDEHEGERHITELVEQPAKVMRIGSMIRQLLEEVKAAPLDEASRQRLKEIHAASIKELETGLAPELVEELERLSLPFTEAGTPSEGELRIAQAQLVGWLEGLFHGIQTAIYAQQVASRAQLEQMRRALPMGQGGAPQQPTGMPNMPTDEGAGESGGPSGGMYL
- a CDS encoding Cof-type HAD-IIB family hydrolase, which encodes MTAPRLVATDLDGTLLDPSGRVSARTRAVLDELDARDVPVVFTTGRPVRWMVDLWDAVGGHGLAICSNGGIVYDVAARAVRDFSAVPREVGMELAARVREAVPGTTLAVEHTSGWASEDGFPTHPDDRDSEQGTWESIWRDDVVKVLAVHRDLEAEDFWKRVDDAVGDLVTTTWSSAFALVEISAAGVTKATTLDSLATEMGVSAAEVVAFGDMPNDLPMLEWAGTSYAMANAHPSVLDLADHVAPGNDEDGVAAVLAELFSLSG
- a CDS encoding HAD family hydrolase, producing the protein MSDWIPRVVALDIDGTLLKWVDGQTEDYETITAPVHDAVHRALDAGAHVVLSSGRSPHGMTRIADLLGLPREGTDRLWIVASNGAVVFRYPPIEVVHEETFDAAPAVAAVLEHHPRALVAVEERGVGGYRVNRVFPEGEISGEQIITEVDDIVGEPVSRVIIRDPEATADDFIELAARLGLHGTDYVVGWTAWMDLSPVGVSKASGLEHVCRELGLGAADVLAIGDGRNDIEMLRWAGRGVAMGQSVDAVKEAADFVTDSVVDEGAAVEMSRWFPAPGA
- the serS gene encoding serine--tRNA ligase yields the protein MIDPRLLRDDPDRVRAAQAKRRLSDDVVDRALEADSARRQAIADFEARRAEQKASGALVAKAQGEEKQTLLAQVKELAAGVKEAEAARAAAEAAWDEAMKAIPNIADDAAPAGLEDDYTVIEQVGTPREFDFEPRDHVELGQLLGAFDLERGAKVSGSRFYFLTGVGAQLQLALVNMAMDQARAAGFVQTAAPSLVRPRAMEGTGFLGQAADDVYRIEGEDLYLVGTSEVPMAAYHSDEILDAGQLPLRYAAFSPCFRKEAGSHGKDTRGIWRVHWFDKVEMFVYTTVEESYAEHQRLLAWEKEFLDKLELCYRVIDTAAGDLGLSASRKFDCEAWIPTRNGWGELTSTSNCTEFQARRLDIRTRGEHGTTPVATLNGTLTAVTRAIVAILETHQNEDGSVTLPQALRPYMGGLEVLKPLV